Below is a window of Humulus lupulus chromosome 2, drHumLupu1.1, whole genome shotgun sequence DNA.
GTGGGTTCTTGGGTTTAACAGGTTATTACCGGAAGTTTGTGCAAGGTTATGGGAGGATAGCAAAACCTTTGACGGATCAGTTGAAGAAGGATGCTTTTGGATGGACATTGGAGGCACAAGAGGCATTCCTACAGTTGAAGACAGCCATGTGTTCGGCCCCGGTTTTGGCGCTGCCCAATTTTTCCGAGCCATTTGTGGTAGAAGCCGATGCATCGGGAGGAGGATTAGGGGCGATTTTGATGCAATTTGGAAGACCCATCGCTTTTTACAGCCATGTTTTATCCGCTAGGGACCGTCTCAAATCAGTCTATGAAAGGGAGTTGATGGCCATCGTGTTGGCTATTCTTAAATGGCGTCCTTATTTGCTTGGAAGACGGTTTGTGGTGCGAACGGACCAAAAAAGTTTGAAGTTCTTGTTGGAGCAGCGGCTTGTCACTTTGGAGCACCAAAAATGGCTCACAAAGCTTCTTGGGTATGATTTTGATATACAATACCGTCCGGGATTAGAGAACAAGGCAGCGGATGCCTTATCTAGGCTTCATGGGGACGCCACTCTTGCTGCCATTTCAGTTCCACACCTCATTTCCATACCGGATTTACAAGCACATGTAGCAAGGGACCCATTTCTAGCTAGGGTGATTGAGGAGTTGTCGATGGGTAAATCGTGTGGCGGGTTTTCTTGGGTACAAGGCTGTCTTAAGTTTAGAGGCAGATTAGTTTTACCATCTTCCTCACCTTCTATTCTGTTGTTATTGCAAGAGTATCATGGCAGCAAGGTAGGGGGACATTCGGGGGTTTTTAAAACATTTCAAAGGCTAGCGGCGAATCTATATTGGAGAGGAATGCGTAAGGATGTGCAGAAGTTTGTGATGGAGTGCCAACAAAACAAATATTTAGCCCAGTCTCCAGCGGGTTTATTGCAGCCATTACCCATCCCGGAAAAAGTTTGGGAGGACATTTCAATGGATTTCATTGAGGGGTTGCCATTGTCCAATGGGTTTGACTCTATTCTAGTGGTAGTGGACCGGTTGAGCAAGTATGGTCACTTTATACACTTACGACATCCATATTCAGCGGCATCGGTAGCAGCTGTTTTTGTGCAAGAGGTGGTCAAGCTTCATGGGATTCCAAGATCTATAGTGTCGGATAGAGACAAAATTTTTCTCAGCTTGTTTTGGAAAGAACTATTTAGGCTCCAAGGGACTGCATTAAAGCAAAGTACAGCATATCACCCACAATCCGACGGTCAAACGGAAGTGGTTAACCGTTGTGTAGAAACATACCTTCGTTGCTTTGTGAGCTCCAAACCCAGCCAATGGGCAAAATGGCTACCGTGGGCGGAGTTTTGGTACAACACTTCTTTCCATACAGCTGCTGGAATGACTCATTTTCGAGCCCTTTATCACAGGAACCCTCCCCCTTTAATTAGATTTGAGCATGGCAGCACTAGAGTATCGGCGGTGGAGCAAAATTTGACGGAAAGGGATGACATTTTGGAGCTGTTACGACAGAATCTACAGCGTGCCCAGCAGAAAATGAAGACTCAAGCGGACAAGAAACGGCGTGATGTCACATTTGAGGTAGGGGACATGGTATACGTGAAGTTACGTCCTTATAGCCAAAGATCGGTGGCTAAACGCTTGAATGAGAAGCTATCTCCACGGTACTTTGGCCCGTTTGCTGTGGTTGCACGAATCGGAGCTGCCGCCTATCGTTTACAGCTACCCAATGATGCCGCAATACATCCAGTTTTTCACGTATCACTCCTCCGAGCGGCACTGGGACCAAACCAGCAAGCCACTTCCCTTCCCACGGGCTTAATGGCAGATTTAGAGTGGTTGCTCGAACCCGAAGAGGTACTGGAAGTTAGGCCGGGCACGCACAAGGAGTCTCCCCAAGCTCTCATTAAGTGGACCAACTTACCAGCTTTTGAAGCCACTTGGGAAGATTTTTCAGTGATTCAAGAGCAGTTTCCTCAttttcaccttgaggacaaggtgaaacTTCTAGCGGGCGGAATTGATAGACCACCGATTACATTTGTGTACTCTAGGAGGCAGGGTAACAAGGCTGGGGTAAAGGGCAGGGGATAGTTAGTTATGTAAGTAAGAATACTGTGAGGTGGGGTGTAGAATATCCAGCTGGGGACTAGAGTTTAAATAGATGAAAAGGACAAGGAATGTGTGTGGATTGTGTAACCAGTTATTGGGAGAGACTAGGCTCTCGAATTCCTAGTGTCTTAATTGAGGTTGATTTCCTTTTCATATTCTGGGCAATTCTTTGCTGTATTTTTTCTGTTTTCTGGTTCTGTTGGCTGGAATTGTTATCTGTTGCAGGAGAGATCTACCATACACCGGTGTTCAAAGACAGGGGAAAGAGGAATAAAGAAGAACTTTCCACTAAGATGTTGTTGTAATGCCAGAGCCGTCAACTACTTAAGAAAGGTTTATGGGTTCACCACGCAGTTGCTCCAACTCACTCTTTAAAACATCCACTAAATTTACTTTGTTTCGCTTATAAACCCGAGAACGCGCATCATGGTCCCAGTCAAATCTGAATGGACCACTGCATTGAAGGAAAAATGAATGGTATTGAAGGCTGGACCAAATTTATGaaaggagaaagaaaaaaaatagctGAAAGTAGTAGCATTCATCTTACCATCCAAATGCCTCAATAGTCAATATCAATAGAATCTAGACAAAAGTTGGGATGAGAGGGAATCCTTACATTGTGTTTACAATATTGACCCATTACCTTAAATGATAGGGTAAGTGTGTGTGCCTTTTCCAGGGTTCAAACCCCAACTGGGACTAAGGGCTTACTGTTTCACAGGACAGGAATCTTCTATTTTTGATAAAAGAGCATCATAGCTCAATGTTCAACAATATAATTATTTAAGTGACACTTTTCCTAGACATATGAAGGGTAACAATGAGGCAGACCATCCTGTCCTTGGGAAAAGGAGGTTATGACATtttcttaaataataagaaagaaaataaaagtctTGACCCAATTTCACAACACATCTAAGCTTTGCAGCTTCACTCTCATTCTTCCACATGGTAGGGTAAGAAGGAGTGCTTACATTTTGTTTACAATATTGACCCATTACCTCAAATGGTAGGGTATTTGAGTGAGCAAGGGATCTGAAATTCAAACCCCAACTGGGACTAAGGGCTAACTGTTTCACAGGACAGGAGTCCTGTTTTTTTGCTAAAAGAGCATCATAGTTCCATGTTCAACAATATAATTGTGTAAATGACACTTTTCTTAGACATCTGAAGGGTAGCAATAGGGCAGACCATCTTCTTCTTGGGAAAAGGAGGTTGACATTTTCTTaataataagaaagaaaaaaaacgtcAGGTTCACATTTTCACAACACATCTAAGCTTTGCAGCCTTACTCTTATTCTTCCGCATCTTCCCACAGTACAAGATATCTTTCCCAGTTCCCATACTAATATATGGTGAGGCTTAAGAATGGGAAGAAGTGGAAGAATGAGAGTGACGCTGCAAAGCTTAGATGTGTTGTGAAAATGCAGTCCGACTTTTCACCAAAAAGGATGCAATTGAACCAGAAACCAAACTATAACAAATAATACTTGACAATAAGATTTCAAATGTTTGAAAACATAGCAGAAATATAGTTTAAGAAGAAACACTAGAAAATATTACCTTACTGGTGAAGACGACCAACCTTGTCTATTAGGAGTTTGTTTGTTTAACACATACGTTCCCAAATCGGCAAGCTTCAGAGTTAACACATCATGTTATGAAATTCAGAACCCATTTGCATTAGAACAAGAAGAATTTATCCCATTACTCTTTTTCTCAAAAAAGAATTTCTCACCCCATAGTCCATGTTGAAGTCATTAACTTGAACACAATCTCCATATTCATGTCAGGCACCTCAAAAGGACAGAAGCCAGTTATAGCTATGATTATGTGACTGCAAAAATCTATGTAAACTTAGCAAAACCCAACATATTAAATAGAAAAGAAAACTGACCACAAAATTTGCAACATTTTCAGCTCTCAGCTACCAGGAATGTTAAGAACCTTCCAATTAGGCTAATTGAAAAGAGTATATGGATTTAAATATATGCAGGTGGTTAGTAGCTGATACCCAATTCTGGACTCATTGAAAGATCATGAATAATACTTCCGAGATTTTCTTGAAGATCATGTATTGTGGAATCAGCTAGTCAGTCAAACTCATCCTCCTGCAGCAGACAACTGTATTCATATTAATCATTAGTAAATTACATCTAATAAGTAATGATTACAATTGCATTATCTTAACCAATTTCCATTACGTATTCTCATACTTATCTTTCTCAGCTACCAAACAGAGTTATAGAATCTGAAATTAAAGCCATACCCACGTGCGGGGCCTTGAGAACCTCCAACGAGATACCAAAATTGAGAGAAGCTTCTAGAAGTGTAGGAATTACATGGTGGTAGCGATTCATTTAATCAAACACTTCTACTACATTATGCTAACAAcaaaactactactactaacaaAAATAGCATCCATTTTTTCCTTGAATAACTTGATGACAAGCCTCAACTACATTATACATTACTAacaacaaaactctcaaaatacTATCACTTTTTCTTTTTAAGACATTTAATCAAATACCTTAACTACATTATACAGCAGCAACAATAATACCATAATATTTTGAGGAGAAGATAGTATACAAAATAGACCGTGGACTGGAGTGCAGATGCAGTTGCCATGAATGGGCAGGACGTCGGTGGCGGCTTTGCCGTTGCCGAGAGAGAAAAAGAGCTTCGTGACTCGTACTACAGTATAAGAGTATATGCGTTTCTGCAATAGTCGAAATTATATAATTTCAACCGTTGATTTTTTAATCATTCGTATATTTTTAAATAGAATTTCTACAATAGTCGAAATTAATTATATTTGCGTTTAATTCTTTTGTATCATTTATCTATGTACacatatatgatatataataACACCATGCTTGTCTTAACTCATTCAACAATGTTGAGCTGACACTTCTACTGctcaaaaaatataaacatagtGTTGGAAAAATGATTCAGCCACTTAAGTAAGCTGGTACACGTGTGCTCTCTCCAAGACTGTTATGTTTTAGTTACAgccttttatttatatatatatatatactgtaaGGTTTTGTTTATTAATAACAACTTTGTAAAGCTGAGAAAAGGAGTTCTTGGAGAGGTGAGTTTAGTGAGAGAGTTTGGTGAGAATTTTTGTTCTGTTTTGAGAGAAGAAAACAGGGTTTGTAACTCAGGTGTTTGTGAGCTTGTCTCTGGTGCAATCTCTCTCTTTTGTAACACTCAGATTGAATAAAGTATATCAGCCATTTCTTGGCTGTTCAGACCCTTGGAGTAGGTTCATGAGAATGAACCGAACCAAGTAAACTCTTGCTGTTATCTTGTTTTTATTATCTTGCTTATTACTGATTCTTTTGTTTAGttcttgtttgtttgtttgttgtttCACAACAAGTGGTACCAGAGCCCAGGTTCAAAGATTGAATCAAGAACTTCTTGGTGGTCATCTCGGGTAATCAAGAATCAGAGCAAGAATGGCTTCAGCGAAATTTGAAGTAGATAAATTCACGGGAGAAAATGATTTCAGTTTGTGGAGGATCAAAATGAAAGCCTTACTGGTGCATCAAGGTATCTCAGAGGCTATTGATGAAGATAAAATGAAGGAACTCAAAGATGAGAAGGTGAAAAGAGATGCAGAATCTAAAGCACACAGTGCCATATTGCTAAGTCTTGGTGATGAGGTCTTGAGGGAAGTGTCAAATGAAGAAACAGCAATTGGTCTTTGGAAAAAGTTAGCAACAATTTATCTAAAGAAATCTCTGGCCAATAAGCTTTATCTCAAAAAGAAGCTATACACAATTCGAATGGATGATGAAAAGGAACTAAGGAAACATCTTGATGATTTCAACAAAATTGTCTTGGAGCTGAACAACATAGGAGTAAGTATTGATGAAGAAGATCAAGGTATTATTCTTCTCAGTTCATTGCCTAAATCTTATGAGCATTTTGTTGACACTATATTACATGGAAAAGATTCTTTAACCATGTCTGAAGTGAAGGCAGCTTTAAATTCAAAAGAAATCCAGAAGAAGTCTGAAGGAAAATGAGACTTTAATGGAGAGGGCCTTATGGTCAGAGGAAGAAGTGACAAAAGGACTTTCAAGAACCACAGAAACTCAAATGGTCACAGAAGTCAAAGCAGCCATCGAacaaaatcaaagttcaaatctGGGAAAATTTGCAATTACTGCAAGAAAGAGGGACATTACAAAAGTGATTGTTATTTCCTCAAAAACAAGCAAAATCGTGAGAAGAAAAATGAAAAGGGGGAAGCAAGTGTTGTCTCTGACAGTGAAGGATATGATTCAGCTGATGTACTAGTGGTGTCTAAAACTGATTCTGGCCAAGATTGGATATTGGACTCTGGTTGTTCTTTTCATATGACTCCGAACAAGGATCTGTTTTGCTGTTTTAAAGAGATATCAGGAGGGACTGTTCTTCTAGGTGACAATAAAGCTTGTAAAGTTCAGGGAGTTGGCTCTATAATCATAAAGATGCATGATGGCATTCAAAGGACCATTCAAAATGTCAGATATGTTCCAGACCTTAGAAGGAATCTGTTATCTATTGGAACACTTGCAGCAGGTGGTTGTGTTGTAAAAATTGATGGAGCTTCAATGAAAGTTATGAAAGGATCTCTTGTTGTAATTAAAGGAGAATACAGAAATGGACTCTATTTCTTGAATGGTAAAACGATCACTGGTGTAGCTGCAAATGTAACAAGCAAAAATACTGATATGACAAAATTATGGCATTATAGGCTGGGACATGTCAGTGAGAGGGGGATCTCAGAATTGAAAAAGCAAGGTCTACTCAGTGGCAATGTTTGTAACAAGTTAGATTTTTGTGAAGAGTGTGTATATGGGAAGACTTGTAGAGTAAAGTTTGACACTGGAAAACACATTTCAGAAGGGCCATTAGACTATTTACACTCAGATCTTTGGGGGCCATCAAAAGTACAAACTCTAGGTGGAGCTAACTATTTTATGAGTATAATAGATGATTTCTCTAGGAAAGTGTGGGTGATACTCTTAAAATCTAAAGATCAAGCATTGGACAGCTTCAAGAATTGGAAAAGACTGACAGAAAATCAGATTGGCAGAAAAGTGAAGAAGCTTCGAACAGATAATGGATTGGAATATTGCTCAGGTGACTTCAATGAATTCTGTAAAAATGAAGGCATAGCTAGACACCATACAGTAAGGAAAACTCCTCAACAAAACGGTTTGGCAGAGAGAATGAACAGAACCCTTCTTGAGAGAGTAAGATGCATGTTAAAAGGAGCTGGATTAGAAAAGAATTTCTGGGGAGAGGCAGTCAAAACAGCAGGGTACTTAATAAACAGATGTCCATCTGTTGCTCTCAAGTTCAAAACACCACAAGAAGTATGGACAAaaagaaaacctgcatatagtcATTTGAGGGTGTTCGGATGCACAGCCTTTGCTCACATTAGACAAGATAAATTACAGCCAAGGGCTGTAAAATGCATGTTTATTGGCTATCCAGATGGAGTAAAAGGTTACAAACTGTGGTGTCTTGAACCTGGTTTTAAAAGATGCATAATAAGTAGGGATGTTGTGTTTAGAGAAGAAGAAATGCCAATGAAAAAGGATAAGATTTCTGACCAAAAACAAGACAGTAGTACTGCCAGAATTGAGGTGGAAAACATCAATAAAATTCTATCTAAGGAATCTGCTACAAGATCAGAGGAAGGTGAGAGTTCTACTAGTACTCAATTGGATCTAAACAATTATCAGCTGGCTAGGGACAGAGAGAGAAGAGATGTTAGACCACCAGATAAGTTTGGCTATGCAGATTTCATAGCATATGCTCTTGCTGCAGCTGAAGAGATTGATAACTCAGAACCTACAAGTGTTAATGAGGCTATAAACAGTAAAAATGGTACAGAATGGAGACTAGCAATGGAGGATGAAATGAAATCTCTTATGAAAAACAACACCTGGGATATTGTAGACAAAATTAATGGACAGAAGCTTGTAGATtgcaaatggattttcaagaaaaaGGATGGCATACCAGGAATAGAAAAGGAAAGGTTTAAAGCAAGATTGGTTGCAAAAGGTTTTACTCAAAAAGAAGGTTTGGATTTCAATGAAATTTTTTCTCCTGTGGTAAAACAAACATCAATTCGAGTTATAATAGCTAAGGCAGCTAAGTATGATCTTGAGGTGgaccaaatggatgtaaaaacaaCTTTTTTACATGGAAAACTTGATGAGAAAATATTCATGAAACAACCTGAAGGCTTTGACAATGGGAATCCAAACCAGGTATGTTTGCTTAAAAGATCTCTTTATGGATTAAAACAGGCTCATAGACAATGGAATATTAGGTTTGATGAATTTATTACTAGTATTGGTTTTGTTAAAAGCTCATATGATCCATGTGTCTATTCTAATAGCCAATTGTTCTTGCTactctatgttgatgatattttgattgttgggaaaaGTAGAACAGAAATAGATAAGCTCAAAGCAAAGCTGAATAGTGAATTTGAAATGAAAGATCTAGGTCCAGCAAGCAAGATCCTCGGGATTGAAATAATCAGACATAGACCAAAAGTGATCAAATTATCTCAGAAAAGTTATCTTGAGAAAGTGTTGAACCGATTTGCCTTAAATCATATTAAGCCAGTGACTACACCTCTTGCAAATCACTTCAAGCTCTCCCAATCTCAAGCTCCTAAAACAGAAGAAGAAAGGAAGTATATGTCTAAGGTACCCTATACTAATATTGTTGGctgtcttatgtatgctatggtTTGTACAAGACCAGATTTAGGCCATGCTATGAGCATTGTGAGCAGATTTATGGCTGATCCTGGGGAAGAGCATTGGGCAGCTTTGAAATGGATTCTAAGATATCTAAAGGGTTCATTAAATCAAGGTTTGATCTATGGAAATGTTAATGACTCTCAAGAGACTGTAGTTGGCTACGTTGACTCAGATTATGCAGCCAATGTTGATACAAGAAGATCATTAACAGGGTTTGTTTTCAAGGTACTTGGTGGCTGTGTTAGCTGGAAGTCAAACCTTCAGAAAGTTGTTGCCTTATCAACAACTGAAGCTGAGTATATGGCAGCAACTGAGGCATTCAAAGAAGCTCTATGGTTGAAAGGTTTGACTCAAGAATTTGGAATAGATTCAGAAAATACTACAGTCTACTGTGATAATCAAAGTGCTTTGCACTTGATTAAAAATCCTATGCTACATGAAAGATCTAAACACATAGATATAAAGTTCCATTTTATTAGAGACATTGTATCACAGAAGCAAGTTTTGGCAAAGAAAGTTAGTACTGAAGACAATCCAGCTGACATTTTGACAAAGAGTGTGACAGTAAACAAGTTTAGGCATTGCCTAAACTTGATTGGATTTGGAAGTTGTTAAGTGAGCCTCATCGGCTCTGGTCTGTTCAGTTTAAATTTGTGTTACTTAATGTGACTAAATCAAGGTGGATTTGTTGGAAAAATGATTCAGCCACTTAAGTAAGCTGGTACACGTGTGCTCTCTCCAAGACTGTTATGTTTTAGTTACAGCcttttatttgtatatatatatatactgtaaGGTTTTGTTTATTAATAACAACTTTGTAAAGCTGAGAAAAGGAGTTCTTGGAGAGGTGAGTTTAGTGAGAGAGTTTGGTGAGAATTTTTGTTCTGTTTTGAGAGAAGAAAACAGGGTTTGTAACTCAGGTGTTTGTGAGCTTGTCTCTGGTGCAATCTCTCTCTTTTGTAACACTCAGATTGAATAAAGTATATCAGCCATTTCTTGGCTGTTCAGACCCTTGGAGTAGGTTCATGAGAATGAACCGAACCAAGTAAACTCTTGCTGTTATCTTGTTTTTATTATCTTGCTTATTACTGATTCTTTTGTTTAGttcttgtttgtttgtttgttgtttcacaacacatagatatatatatatatatatatatatatattaatgtatagcTTTCGTCACCCTAATTAAGCATAAATTCAAAGCTTTATTCTTTTCCGACCGAGGGTACCAATGGCGGGCACTCACTATTCCGCCGCCTTCTCCTTTCTAACACCTAATATTACCACAAATAGCAGACCACGCAAATTGCCCCTCTTAGCTTATACACCAACTCCATCAAAACCCGTGAAGTATACAAGGCGAAGAAACTCTTTACGAcccaaaatcctcaaaatacCACCTACTCATCCTTCGCTTCCTCAAAAACCTCCAGAAAACCCCGTCGTTCCCATTACACTCCCCGAAACCCTGAATGAGGAGCTTCCGGTCGCCGCAGAAGACGACAAAGTGGAGGAGCTTCCGGTCGCCGCAGAAGACGACAAAGTGGAGGAGCTTCCGGTCGCCGCAGAGGACGACAAAGTGGAGGAGCTTCAGTCGTCTGAGACCACCGGAAGTTCTAATGGTAGTGTTGGCAAACTTTCTGATAGGTATTTTTTGAAGTTTGGTGTATATGTGTGTAGTGCTTTTGTGCTTCAGACTATATATGCTGTTTGGGTTTTGGCTAATCAGAAAGATGGAGACTTGGATAGTTCATATTCGGATGAGAGCAGGGTTTCGTTGAGTAGAGGTGAGAAAGCTTTGAGTTTGAATTCATTGTCTGAGAGCAGCAATCTGGTTTCTTTGGAAGAAGTTCGATTGGATGAGAAAATTGAAGAAATTAGAACAATGGCGAAGCAAGCCCGGAAAGTTGAGAGAAATGAGAAAAATGGGCATAAGAAAAGTTCAGGGTCTAAGAAGAATGGTTTTGGTGAAAAATTAAGCACTAAGAGTATGGTTGGGATTGAGAAAGAGATCGAAACGCGATTGCGGAAGTTGGAGAATAGTTTAAATTCTGATAAGGAGAAGTTTACAGGAGCATATGCAAATTTTTTAATCAATGCTGAGAAGAAAGTAGAAGATGGATTGAGAAAGACTAATTTGGATGAGAGAAAGGAAAATGAGAATCAGATGTATAAGAAGAAACTTATATTTAAAAGTCCTTCGATTGATACAAGAAAGAATCCAAAGGGGTTTGGCGATTCCCAAAAGAATAAAGTGTCAAAGGGGAAAAAGGATGGTCTCAGTGACAAAATAATAGTAGAAAATGGAAGTGTTCGAAATGAAGAATCAGAATCACAGGTAGAAGAAAAGGATTTGACAAAAAATGTTGGGAGCAATtcagagaaagggattagtggaGGAAGTGGTGAAAAGAAAGCAAGTAAAAGAGAAAGACCAATAAATGGTAATGTCACTAAATCATACAATGTGTTTCAACATTTCTAGCTAGTGCTTTTCAGCATTTAGTTATTTGTTGaaatatttctaatttttttacaGCAGTTTTACATGTTTGTTGGGTCGTTAAGTTTTTGGTGTGTTCAGCTCAGTGTTCTCTCTTTGACATTTGTGTTCCGTTTGTTGGCTTTTATTAGAATTTGTCTTTTGACTAGATGGAGGGAGAGGAGACTTATCTGGGCATCTCAGAATCGTGTTAGATATTAAATTATAAACAAT
It encodes the following:
- the LOC133819408 gene encoding uncharacterized protein LOC133819408, with the translated sequence MAGTHYSAAFSFLTPNITTNSRPRKLPLLAYTPTPSKPVKYTRRRNSLRPKILKIPPTHPSLPQKPPENPVVPITLPETLNEELPVAAEDDKVEELPVAAEDDKVEELPVAAEDDKVEELQSSETTGSSNGSVGKLSDRYFLKFGVYVCSAFVLQTIYAVWVLANQKDGDLDSSYSDESRVSLSRGEKALSLNSLSESSNLVSLEEVRLDEKIEEIRTMAKQARKVERNEKNGHKKSSGSKKNGFGEKLSTKSMVGIEKEIETRLRKLENSLNSDKEKFTGAYANFLINAEKKVEDGLRKTNLDERKENENQMYKKKLIFKSPSIDTRKNPKGFGDSQKNKVSKGKKDGLSDKIIVENGSVRNEESESQVEEKDLTKNVGSNSEKGISGGSGEKKASKRERPINGVFQEGRREETSAEIAKSRKSGMGSDETFVKENCETVEGCDDDDLVSSRNGSSKRKLTGKKRVSIKVPHPQSNSETDMWWLGLPYVLVVLMHRGSDPEGPEGLYTLKSGLEAQNPNDYSYTVAFEDRGDANNFCYLLESFFEDLGDVRADIVPLSIKELQAAINSNKLKVIVVKKGQLQLYAGQPFAEVEMALRSLVK